In Pseudothermotoga hypogea DSM 11164 = NBRC 106472, the following are encoded in one genomic region:
- a CDS encoding V-type ATP synthase subunit F: MSEAKMIIIGPEKLVSIFAVFGVEVRPVSDAKEAFEVFIRVQNEYSLIVVLESVAEKILQNVKENLPLILPDTFSHEKKSEKALRRLFEKILGVDLLAEGEGYYGR; the protein is encoded by the coding sequence ATGTCTGAAGCCAAAATGATCATTATAGGTCCTGAAAAACTGGTGAGTATTTTTGCCGTATTTGGAGTGGAAGTACGTCCAGTTTCTGATGCGAAAGAAGCCTTCGAGGTGTTCATCAGAGTTCAGAACGAATATTCCCTGATCGTTGTTCTCGAGAGTGTGGCGGAGAAGATCTTACAGAACGTCAAGGAAAATCTGCCATTGATACTTCCAGATACCTTCAGTCATGAAAAGAAGAGCGAGAAAGCTCTGAGAAGACTGTTCGAAAAGATCCTCGGGGTGGATTTGCTTGCCGAAGGAGAGGGATACTATGGAAGGTAA
- a CDS encoding V-type ATP synthase subunit E family protein, giving the protein MSLQRILERLEREKVERIKQIEEEYEKKFQELAKVEREKFNSWKEEQLKKMEQTIADEEYAILSKERLFFKNELTKIENEVLEQVKQKLIDAVLNLPNDAYTHIWEKLVERENLSEARITLAKGESKLDIEKLSRKYNLSVAEQKIEAKGGFVAEKERFVIDLTLDTLVNETVENNLSQIAKILRGEA; this is encoded by the coding sequence ATGTCTCTCCAAAGAATCCTCGAGAGGCTCGAACGCGAAAAAGTTGAACGAATAAAACAAATAGAGGAAGAGTACGAGAAAAAATTCCAAGAGTTGGCGAAAGTTGAGAGGGAAAAGTTCAACTCCTGGAAAGAAGAACAACTGAAAAAAATGGAGCAAACCATCGCCGACGAAGAATACGCAATCTTGTCGAAGGAGAGGTTGTTCTTCAAGAACGAGCTCACGAAGATTGAGAACGAGGTTCTGGAGCAGGTAAAACAGAAACTGATCGATGCCGTTCTCAACCTACCAAACGATGCCTATACGCACATATGGGAAAAGCTCGTGGAAAGAGAAAACTTGTCCGAGGCGAGGATCACCTTGGCCAAGGGTGAATCGAAGCTCGATATTGAAAAACTCAGTCGCAAGTACAATCTTTCGGTCGCGGAACAGAAGATCGAAGCCAAGGGTGGTTTCGTGGCTGAAAAAGAACGGTTCGTGATCGATCTAACCCTCGACACCCTTGTCAACGAGACTGTGGAGAATAATTTGTCTCAGATCGCAAAGATCTTGCGCGGTGAGGCATGA
- a CDS encoding V-type ATPase subunit has product MYERYLFSSTNLKAKATKFIDKAQWQWLADASYEDCVDWLKTTWYKPIVDQAPEIAFHQMLLDELSFLSRNLEETYLKLLVWDSWFHALRYRREGLKNPLIIFAEKMQWQFEKELLKTLEQIWSSRTSTTELKIDVLNLNVSFEYESSLKSENIRSFWKLRNQLLLLKLILRCKTLSLPCDELSKFEWFKTKDLIARPVEDWPSLVPSQLKEPLLRMIEGKDVDLAIRAELYRFAQRAFKTIVSGPEVLVYYFYHKLWEIEDLMSLLECKKNNVPKQVWQERMLKLNV; this is encoded by the coding sequence ATGTACGAAAGGTATCTGTTCTCATCGACGAACTTGAAAGCCAAGGCAACCAAGTTCATCGATAAGGCGCAGTGGCAGTGGTTGGCGGATGCAAGTTATGAGGACTGCGTCGATTGGTTGAAAACCACCTGGTACAAGCCAATCGTTGACCAAGCGCCAGAAATCGCTTTCCATCAGATGCTTCTGGATGAGCTGAGTTTTCTCTCGAGGAATTTGGAAGAAACGTACCTGAAGTTGCTCGTCTGGGACAGCTGGTTCCATGCGCTCAGATACAGGCGAGAAGGTTTGAAAAATCCACTGATCATCTTCGCAGAAAAGATGCAGTGGCAGTTCGAAAAGGAACTGCTCAAGACACTCGAACAAATCTGGTCGTCGCGTACATCTACAACAGAGCTGAAAATCGATGTTCTCAATCTGAACGTCTCTTTCGAATACGAAAGTTCTCTCAAAAGTGAAAACATTAGATCTTTTTGGAAACTGAGAAACCAACTGTTGCTCTTGAAGTTAATTCTGAGATGTAAAACTCTCAGCCTGCCTTGCGACGAGTTGAGCAAGTTTGAATGGTTCAAGACGAAGGATCTCATCGCGAGGCCAGTTGAAGACTGGCCAAGTTTGGTTCCATCACAGCTGAAAGAGCCTCTACTACGAATGATCGAAGGAAAAGACGTGGATCTTGCCATCAGAGCTGAACTCTATCGCTTCGCGCAAAGGGCCTTCAAGACGATCGTGAGTGGTCCTGAAGTGCTCGTGTATTACTTCTATCACAAGCTTTGGGAAATCGAGGATTTGATGAGCCTGCTCGAGTGTAAGAAGAACAATGTGCCCAAGCAAGTTTGGCAAGAAAGGATGTTGAAACTGAATGTCTGA
- a CDS encoding V-type ATP synthase subunit K produces MLGLSIALIGAALGAAFGAIGSAKGVGMAGEAAAGVLAEKPELFGTVLILQALPGTQGFYGFIGAFLILLRLGILGGNFPELTIAQGLTVFAVSVPLIFGLFVSAIWQGKASVAALQMVAQRPQTTGQAIIIPALVETYAILSLITSIILLFFGVKL; encoded by the coding sequence ATGCTTGGATTGTCTATCGCTTTGATCGGTGCAGCGCTCGGCGCAGCTTTTGGTGCGATTGGATCTGCCAAGGGTGTAGGAATGGCAGGCGAAGCGGCAGCCGGCGTTCTCGCAGAGAAACCGGAGCTCTTTGGAACGGTCTTGATCCTTCAGGCGCTTCCCGGAACACAGGGTTTCTATGGCTTCATAGGTGCTTTCTTGATATTGCTGCGCCTGGGTATACTGGGCGGAAACTTCCCGGAACTGACCATTGCCCAGGGACTGACCGTGTTCGCCGTCAGCGTACCTTTGATATTCGGTCTGTTCGTCAGCGCCATTTGGCAGGGTAAGGCAAGTGTAGCTGCGCTGCAGATGGTCGCCCAAAGACCACAGACAACTGGTCAAGCTATCATAATACCGGCTCTGGTTGAAACCTATGCGATCCTCTCGTTGATAACTTCCATAATCTTGCTGTTCTTTGGAGTGAAGCTGTGA
- a CDS encoding V-type ATP synthase subunit B, translating to MPKEYTTVSRISGPLMLVEGVEGAKYGEVVEVKLANGEIRQGQVLEAHESAALVQMFTSTQDLSLKGMRVKFLGRVLEANLSPAVLGRTFDGLGRPRDGGPQIVPEKRLDINGSPINPYARAYPSEFIQTGISAIDGMNTLVRGQKLPIFSGAGLPHAALAAQIARQARLLKEEEKFAVVFGAMGITFEEANFFIEDFRRTGAIERTVMFVNLANDPVIERIATPRFALTAAEYLAFELDMHVLVILTDMTNYAEALREISAARKEVPGRRGYPGYLYTDLATLYERAGRIRGRKGSITLIPILTMPEDDRTHPIPDLTGYITEGQIFLSRDLYRRGIYPPIDVLQSLSRLMRGGIGEGRTRKDHGDLSNQLYAAYSRGLEAKELAVVLGEAALTEEDLLFLKFSQRFEEEFIKQGEYENRSIFETLEIGWKLLRMLPRASLKRIRPEFLEEFLGKEQ from the coding sequence TTGCCTAAGGAATACACAACCGTTTCAAGAATCAGTGGCCCTCTCATGCTTGTGGAAGGTGTCGAAGGTGCGAAGTACGGTGAGGTCGTTGAAGTTAAACTCGCCAATGGTGAGATAAGACAGGGTCAGGTGCTCGAGGCACACGAAAGCGCAGCATTGGTGCAGATGTTCACCAGCACGCAGGATTTGTCGCTCAAAGGCATGCGTGTGAAGTTCCTCGGTAGAGTGCTCGAAGCTAATCTTTCTCCGGCCGTCTTAGGTCGAACCTTTGACGGTTTGGGAAGACCGAGAGACGGTGGTCCACAGATCGTTCCAGAAAAGAGACTTGACATAAACGGAAGCCCCATAAATCCGTACGCGCGTGCTTATCCATCCGAATTCATTCAGACTGGCATATCTGCCATCGACGGCATGAACACACTCGTGAGGGGGCAGAAACTACCGATCTTCTCTGGAGCGGGCTTGCCCCACGCAGCACTTGCTGCTCAGATTGCGAGGCAGGCCAGGTTGTTAAAAGAAGAAGAAAAATTCGCGGTTGTCTTTGGTGCGATGGGAATCACTTTCGAAGAAGCGAACTTCTTCATAGAAGATTTTAGAAGAACGGGTGCGATAGAGAGAACTGTTATGTTCGTGAACCTCGCGAACGATCCGGTGATAGAGAGGATCGCCACACCGAGGTTCGCACTCACTGCTGCGGAATACTTGGCATTCGAGCTGGACATGCACGTGCTTGTGATTCTCACGGACATGACCAACTACGCCGAAGCGCTCAGAGAGATCTCCGCGGCGAGAAAGGAAGTTCCCGGAAGACGTGGTTATCCTGGATATCTCTACACAGACCTCGCAACACTCTACGAGAGGGCCGGCAGAATCAGAGGCCGAAAGGGTTCGATAACCCTCATACCGATCCTGACGATGCCGGAGGACGACAGAACCCATCCGATTCCCGACCTTACAGGTTACATCACCGAAGGGCAGATCTTTTTGAGTCGAGATCTTTACAGAAGGGGTATTTATCCTCCCATAGACGTGCTGCAGTCTCTGTCCAGGCTCATGCGTGGTGGAATAGGTGAAGGAAGAACGAGAAAAGATCATGGAGATCTTTCCAACCAGCTGTACGCCGCCTACTCGAGAGGCTTGGAGGCAAAGGAACTGGCAGTCGTCCTCGGTGAGGCAGCTTTGACGGAGGAAGATCTGTTGTTCTTGAAGTTCTCGCAGCGGTTCGAAGAGGAGTTCATCAAGCAGGGAGAGTACGAAAACAGGAGCATCTTCGAAACACTCGAGATAGGCTGGAAGCTTTTGAGAATGCTCCCGAGAGCGAGCTTGAAGCGTATTAGACCTGAGTTTCTTGAAGAATTCCTTGGAAAGGAGCAATAA
- a CDS encoding V-type ATP synthase subunit D codes for MPLRVNPNRMELLKLKKRLVLARRGHKLLEDKLEGLIQRFLQESKDYRTFRDQVESEFLTFLAIGAYTRTRIRDESWQLIVQSSQGSVKLKHRTEKRMNVPVEVLSVEEVSLPTYSLVETPTVLDEITRKWEELLKKMVELSNREHYLIALAMEIERTKRRVNALEYKLIPQLQETIKFISTKLEELERSNFFRLLRLKE; via the coding sequence ATGCCTCTGAGGGTCAATCCAAACAGAATGGAGCTTCTCAAGCTCAAGAAGCGCTTGGTGCTCGCGCGGAGGGGCCACAAGCTTCTCGAGGATAAACTCGAGGGCTTGATACAACGATTCCTTCAGGAGTCCAAGGATTACAGAACGTTCAGGGACCAGGTGGAATCGGAGTTCCTCACGTTCCTCGCAATCGGTGCCTACACAAGAACCAGAATAAGGGATGAGTCCTGGCAACTCATCGTGCAATCCTCGCAAGGCAGTGTCAAGCTCAAGCATCGCACAGAGAAAAGGATGAACGTACCGGTTGAAGTCTTGTCCGTAGAGGAAGTTTCTCTGCCGACCTACAGCCTTGTTGAAACGCCAACGGTTCTGGATGAGATCACGAGAAAATGGGAGGAGTTGCTCAAAAAGATGGTTGAGCTATCCAACAGAGAGCATTATTTGATCGCTTTAGCTATGGAGATCGAGAGAACAAAAAGAAGGGTCAACGCACTCGAGTACAAACTCATACCACAGCTTCAGGAAACGATAAAATTCATCAGCACGAAGCTCGAGGAACTCGAAAGGAGCAACTTCTTCAGGTTGTTGAGGTTGAAGGAATGA
- a CDS encoding V-type ATP synthase subunit A produces MEGKIIRVAGPLVVAKGLQNVKMYEMVRVGELKLFGEIIGLDKDIAYIQVYEETQGIGPGEPVYALGEPLSVELGPGIVGQIYDGIQRPLNKLAEQAGDFLSRGLSLPALDRNIKWDFEALVKAGDEVVGGDILGVVQETSALQHRILVPPNLRGKILEIKSGSYTIEEPIGILLDPEGKKIELKLMHKWPVRYQRPVREKIPPRVPLITGQRVLDTFFPVVKGGTACVPGPFGSGKTIIQHQLAKWADADVIVYVGCGERGNEMTEVLIEFPELTDPRTGKPLMERTILIANTSNMPVAAREASVFTGITIAEYFRDMGYNVALMADSTSRWAEAMREISGRLAEMPGEEGYPAYLASRIASFYERAGYVKCVGSDERMGSVSIIGAVSPPGGDLSDPVVQATLRVVKVFWGLDASLAFSRHFPAVNWLISYSLYLDVIKDYWSEHVSPDWYELRQEAMSLLQREAELQDIVRLVGMEALSPQDRLVLETARSIREDFLHQNALHEVDTYTSPKKQYLMLKNIMNFYRVASKLLEEGVPLQSILKLPEREKIARMKFVSEGRISEIEQLVKEVEEKLLSLKKGAEEVA; encoded by the coding sequence ATGGAAGGTAAAATCATCCGAGTCGCCGGTCCCCTTGTAGTAGCCAAAGGCCTTCAGAACGTCAAGATGTACGAAATGGTAAGAGTCGGAGAATTGAAACTCTTCGGCGAAATCATAGGTTTGGACAAGGACATTGCCTACATACAGGTGTACGAGGAAACCCAGGGTATCGGACCTGGAGAGCCAGTGTACGCACTCGGTGAGCCTCTCAGCGTCGAGCTCGGCCCGGGCATCGTTGGACAGATATACGACGGTATCCAGAGGCCGCTGAACAAGCTTGCGGAACAAGCCGGAGATTTTCTCAGCAGGGGGCTCTCGCTACCCGCGCTCGATCGGAACATCAAGTGGGACTTCGAGGCCTTGGTGAAAGCTGGAGACGAGGTCGTCGGTGGAGACATATTGGGAGTGGTTCAGGAAACTTCGGCGCTCCAGCACAGAATATTGGTACCTCCAAATTTGCGAGGAAAAATCCTTGAGATAAAGAGTGGTTCCTACACGATCGAAGAACCCATCGGAATCCTTCTGGATCCGGAAGGTAAGAAGATCGAACTGAAGCTCATGCACAAATGGCCCGTCAGATACCAAAGGCCCGTTAGAGAAAAGATTCCACCGCGAGTACCACTCATAACCGGTCAAAGGGTTCTTGACACCTTCTTTCCCGTCGTTAAGGGAGGAACAGCTTGCGTACCAGGACCCTTCGGAAGCGGTAAGACGATCATACAGCACCAGCTCGCAAAGTGGGCTGACGCAGATGTCATCGTCTACGTCGGTTGTGGGGAACGCGGTAACGAGATGACGGAAGTTCTCATAGAATTTCCGGAACTCACCGACCCGAGGACGGGTAAGCCACTCATGGAAAGGACGATACTCATCGCAAACACGTCCAACATGCCCGTGGCTGCAAGAGAAGCTTCGGTTTTCACCGGCATAACGATAGCCGAATACTTCAGGGACATGGGTTATAACGTGGCGCTCATGGCCGACTCGACGTCGAGGTGGGCAGAAGCCATGAGGGAAATCTCGGGTCGACTCGCCGAAATGCCTGGCGAGGAGGGTTATCCAGCTTACCTGGCGTCCAGAATAGCGAGTTTTTATGAACGCGCCGGTTACGTGAAATGCGTTGGTAGTGACGAAAGAATGGGATCTGTCAGTATCATAGGCGCCGTGTCACCCCCGGGTGGAGACCTGTCCGATCCGGTCGTCCAGGCTACGCTCAGGGTTGTCAAGGTGTTCTGGGGGCTGGATGCGAGCTTGGCGTTCAGTAGGCATTTTCCGGCTGTCAACTGGTTGATCAGTTACTCACTTTATCTGGACGTTATAAAAGATTACTGGTCTGAACACGTGTCACCAGACTGGTACGAGCTGAGACAAGAAGCCATGAGTCTTCTTCAAAGGGAAGCCGAACTGCAGGACATCGTTAGGTTGGTAGGTATGGAAGCGCTCTCGCCACAGGACAGACTGGTGCTCGAGACGGCCCGCTCGATCAGGGAAGACTTCTTACACCAGAACGCTCTGCACGAGGTCGACACTTACACGTCTCCGAAAAAGCAATATCTGATGCTCAAGAATATAATGAATTTCTACAGAGTCGCTTCCAAGTTGCTCGAAGAGGGTGTTCCGCTACAAAGCATCCTCAAACTACCCGAACGCGAGAAGATCGCGAGAATGAAGTTCGTGAGCGAAGGAAGGATCTCTGAAATCGAACAACTCGTTAAAGAGGTTGAAGAAAAGCTTTTGTCTCTGAAGAAGGGGGCTGAAGAAGTTGCCTAA